In Streptomyces sp. NBC_00344, the genomic window GTGCTCCGGCATGCGGAAGCCCTGCTGATCAGCCGCCCCGAAGGGGTCACCGACTACGTCCACGCGGATGTCCGGCACCCCGGCACCATCCTCGAACCGGCGCGCAAGGTACTGGACTTCGGCCGCCCCGTCGCACTCTCGCTTCTCGGTCTGCTCCACTTCCTGCCCGACGAGGAGGACCCGCAGGGCATCGTCCGCGCCCTGGTGGACGTCCTGTGCCCCGGCAGTTTCGTGGTGCTGTCCCAGGGCGCGTCCGACGTCAACCCCGAGCGCGGCGAAGAGGGTGTCGCCGAGTACGGCAAGGGCGGCATCAGGCTCGCCCTGCGGACCCGTGCCGAGTTCGGCCGGTTCTTCGACGGTCTGGACGTCGTCGAGCCCGGTCTGGTCACCGCGCCCCAGTGGTACCGCGGCTCGCCCGCTCCCCGACCGGAGGAGAGCGGGCTCTACGTCGCGGTCGCCCGTATCCCGTAGCTGGTGTTCAGCGCCTCAACCCGCGGGCCCGCCAAGCCCGGTGGCCGCTAGGGACCGGCAGCAGCCCCCGGGGCGCCGATCGCAGGCCCCGGGACGCGGGCCGCAGTTCCCGGGAGCCGCACCGTGCCGGCCCGGCCGCCCCGGGCGCGGTTCAACCGGCGCTCTGCTCGGGTTCCATGCCGTGCTGGTCGACCACCGCATGCTGCATGACCGCGTCGCTGCCGTAGAGGGTGTCGGCCTTGCCGCCGAGCTTGCCCTTCCTGTCCTTGGAGATGTAGGAGCGCGAGCCGAGGTAGACGAGGCTGTGCTTGTCGAAGATCCATTCATCGCGGGTGGCGGAGTGGGCGTCCTCGCGGGTGATGCCGATGCCGTGCCGGCCGACCGCGTCGCGGGCGTCGGGGATCTCGGTCACGCCGGGAATGCTCGCGACGGCCTTGTAGAGCGCGGCGGCGTTCGCCGGCGGCATGATCGTCTGACTCAGAAGATCGCCGACAGTGCTGAAGACGGCCTGGTCCTTGCTCTCGTCACCGGCCGTCTTGGTCTTTGTGTAGAGCAGGGTGAGCAGGGTGTCCGGGTTGGTGGGCAGCGATGCCAGCCACGCGTATGTCGGCCGGCTCATGCCCGGCGGGAGGGCGCCGGTGTCGTTCGAACCGTCCACGGCCGAGGTCTCGATGGGCACATCCTCGCCGGACATCGAAACACCCTTGCCGGTCTCCCGCATCCAGCCGATGTTGGTGACCGCGGTCGGGTCCTGGGACAGCCAGACCTCGCTCCTGTGCGGGGCACCGAGCTTCACCGGTCCTTCCAGGGTGCCCTCGTTGTTGATGACCGTCCTCCGCGTATAGACGAACTGGCTGTTCTTCACCGGCTGGGCGTCGGTCTTCATGGAGGCGGCGGCGATCCGGTTGAGTGTGACCACCGCTTCCGAGTCCGCCCGGCCGGCCGCGGCGGGCGGTGCGGTGTGACCGCCGGCGGAGAACGTGGTGATCAGGGCACCGGCCAGCGCCAGTGCCGTGGCGGGCAGCAGGACGGCCGGCCGCAGCAGCAGCCGACGCCGTGGCGGTTCGGCGGCGGGGGCGGTGGCCTGGTTCCGGTCGTGGTCGATCTGCTGCATCAAAGCGTCCTTGTGGTGGAGATGACGTCCCGGCGGCAGGGCGAACTCGGCCGGGGCCGGCAGCAGCCGGGCCAGTTCCTCGGCCTCGTCCCGGCCGGAGCCGGGGCGGGACGGATCGGCGGCGTTCATCGGGCTTCCTCCTGCAGGGGCAGGGCCGCGAACGCGGCCTCACTCTCTACCGCTCCGCGGGCGGCCCGCGGTTCCTGGTTCTCCTCGCTGAGCCGGCCGAGTCTGGCCCGAGCGCGCGACAGCCTCGAACGTACGGTTCCGACCGGGACGCCGAGCGCCTCGGCGGTCTGCGCGTAGTCCAGGCCGGACCACACGCACAGCGTGAGTACCTCCCGGTCCTGGCGGCGCAGCCGGCTCAGTGCGCCGTGCACTGCTGCGAGCCGTCGTGCGTCGTCGATCCGCCCGGCTGTCTCGTCCGCGAAATCCGCCACCGGCGGCGGCGCCGGGCGGCCGGCCAGAAAGGCGAGCCGCCGGCGCAGGCCGCGGTTGACGTTGTGCGCCTTGTGCGTGGCGATACCCAGCAGCCACGGTCTGAGCGATCCGCCGTCCGGCTCCACCGTCGCCCGGGTTCGCCAGGCGGCCAGGAAGGTCTCGGACATCACCTCTTCAGCGGCCGACCAGTCACCGGTCAGCCGCAGGGCGTGGTTGTAGACGGTCCGCGCGTACTCCTCGTACATCGCGGCGAACGCCTGGCGGTCCCCCGCCCGGATGCGCGCGCGCACGGGGTCCTCCTGCTCTGTTTGCCTCACACCAGTTACGCTCCGGGCGGCGCGCGCAGTTCCCGTGTCCTGCGTCACACGGGTGTGCGGTCATGGCCGGACTGCGCCCAATCTCCGAACAGGCAGTACTGCGAGTTGTCCGGATCCAGCTCCTGGCCCGCCACCAGGCGCCCGTCGGACACGTGGAGGCCGAAAACCCCGGCCTGATCATATGCTTCGGCCCGTTCGCCGACGGCCGCGCGCCGGCTGCCGGCAGGCGGGGTCACGTGGGCCGGGCGGCAGCGGGAGCATGCCGCCGGCGTCAGTCCGTGCTGTGGTGGGCGAGGAGCGCGTGCGGGTCCGTGGCGCCGGTGTGATCGGTGTGAATGGTCGCGGCAGTCAGCCGGGGTACGGCGTGCATCAGCGCGTGTTCGGCCGCGACCGCGAGTTCATGGGCCTGCACCACGGTCAGATCGGGCCCGACGACGATGTCGGCCTCCGCGCGCAGGGCATGACCGATCCACCGCATCCGCACCTGCCCGACACCGTGCACCCCGTCCACGCCGCGCAGCGCGGCTTCCGCGATGTCGACCAGCGCCGGGTCGACGGAGTCCATGAGCCGCCGGCAGACCTCCCGGGCCGCGTCCCGCAGCACCATCAGGATGGCGAGCGTGATGAGCAGGCCGATGACCGGGTCCGCGTACTGCCGGCCGGTCGCGGCACCGCCCGCGCCCAGCAGGACGGCGAGCGAGGTGAAGCCGTCGGTACGGGCGTGCAGCCCGTCGGCGACCAGCGCGGCCGAGCCGATCCTCCGGCCGGTACGGATGCGGTACCGGGCCACCCACTCGTTGCCGATGAACCCGGCTCCCGCGGCGGCGGCCACCGCCCACAGATGGGTGACGTCACGCGGGTTGAGCAAGCGGTCGACGGCCGTCCAGGCGGCCAGCACGGAGGAGGCCGCGATGGTCAGCACAATGGCGACGCCGGCCAGGTCCTCGGCCCGGCCGTAGCCGTAGGTGTAGCGGCGGTTCGCCGCCCGCCGCCCCAGCACGAACGCGATGCCCAGGGGGATCGCGGTCAGTGCGTCGGCGCCGTTGTGGATCGTGTCGCCCAGCAGGGCCACCGACCCCGACAGGGCGACGACGACGGCCTGCACCAGGGTGGTCAGTCCCAGAACCCCCAGGGAGAGCCACAGGGTGCGCATGCCCTCCCGGGAGGTCTCCAGCACCGGATCGATCGTGTCCATCGCCTCGTGGCGGTGCGGGGTCACCAGGTGCGCGGCCTGGTGGCGCAGCCGCGACCAGCGTGACGTCTCATCGGAGTGGTCGTGGTCGTGGTGGGAGTTCACGGCGTAACCGCCTTCCGGGGTGCGGACGGTGACGGTGGCGCACCGAAGCGGCTCGGGTGGCCACGCGTGCGGCAGCGGTGTCACCGTACAGGAACATATGAACAGGTCTTCATGTATCAACGTTAGGATAGTCGGCATGGGCCACGAAACCGACGGCAGCAGCGCCACGACCCGCGAACGTCTCGACGCCGTGGGGAGCGCCGATGTCGCCGCCACCCTCCAGGCCCTGGCGACACCCTCCCGGCTGCGGATCCTGGCCCGTCTGCGGGAAGGCCCCTGCGCTGTCGGCGATCTCGCGGAGACAGTCGGGATGGAACCCTCCGCCTGCTCCCACCAGTTGCGCCTGCTGCGCAACCTCGGGCTGGTCACCGGGGAGCGGTGCGGCCGCTCCGTCGTCTACGCCCTGTACGACCACCATGTGGCGCAACTCCTGGACCAGGCACTGTTCCACGTCGAGCACCTGCGCCTCGGTCTGCGCGACTCACCGGCCACCACCACAACGCCGTCGCGCTGAACTCGCCGCACCCGGGACGGCCGGGCGTGGCCGGCAGGCCCGGGGGAGCCGTACGCGGAGTGCACACGCATACCGTGCGTCAACGGGGTGGAGCGGACTCTGCGAGACGGTCCAGTACGTCGCGCAGCTGCTCCCGCGCCCCCGGATCGGTGATGACCCCGTCCTCGCCGACGGTCCTGCGGTCCACCGGCACCCGTACGCAGGCCGCCTCCACGACCTCGGCGCCGGTATAGCCCAGCACCGTGCGCAGGGTGTCCACCGCCCCCTGGCCGCGGCCCGGCGCCGCGGCGTTCACCCAGGCTGCGGGCTTGTCGCAGATCTCCGTGCCGCCGACTGTCCAGTCCAGCAGGTTCTTGAAGGAACCCGGCAGCGTCCCCGCGTACTCCGGGGTGCAGATCAGCACCGCGTCGGCCTCGCCGATCGCCGCGCGCAGACCGGCGACGGACGGGGGCAGCGGGTCGGTGTCGTCGTCGGGGTTGAAGTGCGGCAGCGCCGCCAGGCCGTCGTAGCGCACGGTGCGCAGCTGCGGGGGAGCGATGGCCTGCGCGGTGCGCAGCACGGTCTCGTTGGAGGAGTCGGCCCGCAGGCTTCCGGACAGCAGCAGGATCACACGGGGCGTCGTCATACCGGGGCAACCAGCCATCCGGCCGCGCCATTCCGCCCCGCCGGCGGAGCGTCCTCGGGCCCGCCGTCAGTCGGTCTCACTGAGGAGCGAGTAGGCCGTCGCGATGAACGTGTCGCGGAGGCGGACGCGACGGGTGACCACGGCGGCCACCGCGGTACGGGTGGCGGGCCGGAAGCCGAGGAACGCCTGCTGGCCGGTGGTGGCACCGGCGTGGAAGTAGAAGGGGCCCTGCGGTGAGGGGTGTTGGAACCAGGTGAGGGTATGGGTGTGGCGGTGTCCGTGCCCCCGGCGCAGCAAGGGCAGGCGGACCGTGCGGAGGGCGTCGCCAAGGGCGGAGCCGGACGGATCCAGATGGGCTTCGAGGTACGTGAGGAGGTCGCCGGGTGTCGCGCGTACCGCCCCGGCCGGCTGAAAGCCCCCCATGGCCAGGGCCGGCACGGGAGTGGCGCCGTCCGGGCGGTGGCCGGGCGCGTCGAGACCAGCTGCGCCGGCGCTCCCCCGGGCATCGGGATGGAGCCGGGTGGCGGTCAGGCCGAGCGGGGCCAGGACATGCCTTCCGGTCAGGGTCTCCCAGGAGGCCCCGGTGGCCGCGGCGAGGGTGTGGCCGAGCACCGAGGCGCCGAAGTTGGAGTAGTGCCAGCGGGTTCCGGGACGGTGGCGCTGCCGGGTTCGCAGGAAGGCGGCGATTACGCGTTCGGCCGGGTAACCCCCGTACGGGTCGGTGGTCCAGCGGCGGAGCGCCTGCGGGTAGAAGTCGGCGGGCAGGGACGGCAGTCCGGCCGTGTGGGTGATCAGATGCCGCAGGGTCGCCCTGTTCCCGGCTGCCTCTTCGGATCTGTCCGGTTCCAGGTGGCCTGCCGCCACATCGTCCAAGGACACCCGGCCCGTCCGGACGAGCTCGGCGAGCAGGAGGCCGGTGAAGGTCTTCGACGCCGAGCCGACCTCGTATCGCTGCTGGTCGCGGGGGACGGCCGGGGGCGGAGCCGTGCCCCCGCAGTGGAGGGTGCGATGGCCCCGGCGGCTGACCGCGATGACGATGCCGGGCGCGTCGACAGCCTGTGCGGCGGCGGCCAGGCGGTCTGCCGTCGGGTTCACGACGGCGCGGGGGACGGAGCGGCCAGGTCCGTCATGGCGCGGGAGACGGCTAGCGCCGAGGCGAAAGCGGCCACCAGGGTCGGGTGGTAGACGAGATCGAAGACGTATTCGTCGTCCCCCTCGGGCATGGCCCCTACTACCGGCATCGCACCGTCGGGCTGCTGGGCGGTGGCGAAGCCCTGCCAGGCAGCCGCGTCCAGCGTCGGCTCCGGCAGACAGGCGTCGACGACGAGCAGTTCGCCCAGCAGGTCCCACCGCTGGAGATCGAGCCAGTCGTCGAGCCAGACCGGCAGCCAGGTGGCCAGATAGTCCGCGACGGCCGTGGGCAGACCTGAGGGGTTCTCACCCCAGTCGGTCAGATGAAAGACCGTGTGGGTGATGTCGTAGCCGATGTGGCCTTCCACGGTCCACGGTTCCGGGCTGCGGGCCAGCCAGGTGCGGTGGAACGCCTCGTCCTGCGGCATGCTGGGCCGGAGGCCGGACCGGCGCTCCATCGCGGAGAGTCCGAGGCGGCGGTTGGGCAGCACCTCGAGCGCCGCCCAGCTGCCCAGCCGGTGGTTGAGGCGGGCGGCGGACTCGATGTCGGGACTGCTGTAGCCGAGCTCCTTGAACGGTACGTAGACCTCCCAGGGCACGGGTGAAAGCGGCTCGTGGCGCTGTCCCTCGGTGAGCTTCGCCCCGGAGTCGAGCAACTGGTGCCAGGCGTGGTCCAGCAGCTTCCGCGCCGTCGCCGCCTGCTGCGAGCCCGCCACACCCTCACGGAAGATGACCTTCGCGATCAGCGCCAGCTCGCCGAGAGGCTTGAAGCGATCCAGCACGCCGGTGTCGGGATCGGGGTGCTCCTCCAGGCGGAAGCCGTCCCGGTGGCCGTACAGCCACTCCAGAGCGCGTGAACCGACGCCGTGGATCTCCTGGATGCGCGTCATACGGGGCCTCCGTCCCGGTGGCCGACCAGGTCAGGTCGCGTGACGGGCGCGAGGTCCGGGCGGGCGGTCCTGGCGAGGGTCAGGGCGGCCGCGAAGGCCGTCACCAGCGTCGAGTGGTAGCAGTTGAGGAAGTCACGGGGCGGTTCGGCGGGCCGGTCCTGCGGATCTCCCCGCCCCGGCACGAGCGGCGGCCCGGCCTCGGGGACGGCCCCGGTGCCGTCCTGCACGGCGGCGATCACGGGCCAGCAGGTCTCCACCGTCGAGAACGCCGGCGGGCCGGGCAGACAGGCCCCGACGGCGAGCAGTTCGCCCCCCAGGTCCCACTGCCCGTTCTCGAGGCAGCCGTCGATCCAGGCCGGCAGCCACGCGGCGAGATAACCGGCGACGTCCTGCGGCATGCGGTGCGGCGCTTTGCCCCAGTCGGTCACATGGAACACCACATGCGTCAGGGAGTATCCGGACGCGCGCTCGAAGGCCCAGGGCTCGGGCAGTGCGCCCAGCCAGGTCCGGCGCAGGACGGACTCCGTGTCCGTGTGCGGCGGAAGACCGATCCGCCGCTCGGAATTGAGCAACCCCAGCTGCCGATTGGCCTGCTGCTCGGTGTGCGCCCAGCCGCGGGTGGCGGCCACGACCGCAGCGAGGCGTTCGAAACCCGGGTGGCGCAGGCCGTCCCCGGCGAACGCCGCGTAGATCTCGAACGGGTACGTGGCGAAGGGTTCGGCCCGCACCAGGTCCAGCAGCAGCTCGCCTTCGCCGGTCTGCTCCCAGGCGAACCTTACGAGCGAGCCGGCGACGGTGTGAAGGCGGTCGTCCGGGTGGGTGCTGTGGCGCACCGTGGTGCACAACTGGGCCAGCTCGCCTAGTGGTTTCAGGGTGCGGTTGACGTCCGTGTGCGGCTCCAGCACGTCATCGGGGAGCACGAAGCCGGTGCGGTTGTCGCACACCCAGTCCAGGGCGGCGGTCGCCACGCCGTGCACCACATCGACGGCCGAGAGCGTTCCCGGGCCCCGGCCGGGCGTCACCGCAGCGATCCAGACCTGATCAGTCTGGCTGCGCGCAGATGCAGCGCCACCCGGGGGTCCTGACCAGCCATGAGCTGGACGAAGTCCAGACCGGCGTCCAGGCCGAGGGTGTCCGGCACCCCGTCGAGCGTGGCGAGCCACCGCCCGGCCCCGGCCGCCTGGAGCCAGTCCCGGCGCCGTACGGCACGCACGAAACCTCGCGCCACATCGACCGTCCGCCGGCCGGCGGCGCGATTGACGGCCGAGGAGGCCGCCGGTACGGCGAGCGGGGCGAGTACGGAGAGCTGATGGGTGAGCGCCTGCCAGCCGGCCTGTTCGAGCCAGGCGATATCGGGTTCCTCACCCGTACGGCCGAACTTCTCCATATGCCGCAGCCCTTCGGCTGTTTCCGCGGCTTCGGCACGGGCCAGCTTCCGCAGCAATGATTCCATTGCCCAATGGCTCCAGGCGGATGCGGCAGGGGCATCCGTCCGGGGTGGAAAATCAATGACCGCACGCTGGAGTACTGCCACATCGCCGGGGTGCGGATCGCGTCCGTAAAGAATGCTGGGCAAAAGCAGATCGGCTCCGATTACTCTTACTGCCGCAATTCCCGTTCTGTCGTCCTCGCCGATTCCGGCGGCGCCGCACACCGTGGAGAGGTGGTCTCCGCTCTGCAGAGCGAAGACCACCTCGGAAGCCAGGTCGTGCACCGCACCCGCAATGCGGGACGAAGCGCTTGACTGGTCCATCCGTGTTACTGCCTACGACTTCTTGGGGCGGGGAGTCGGAGGTGCGAGGAGCAGCGAGCCGCCGCCGGAGAGCAGTGCGAGAGTCGCGCATTCGCGGGAATCCCGGAAGACGCCTTCGGCCTCGCACGGGTTGAGTGCCGCCTCGACATCCGCGTCAAGGTCGGTTGCCACGTTGTCTGTCAGCGGTTCAGTGAAGTACATGACGCCGTCCCATCCTGTGGGGGGTTGGGTTGCTTGCTGTCCCAGCTAAACGCAAGAGCGGGGTCCTCGCAAAAGGAGACGGCGATACGGCTATTCAGCCTTCAATTGAATATTGGTTTACGGGGCGGCATTCAACGGAAATCCCGTCGGACGGTGGGGGGCATGTGCCCAACTCCCTGCCTGTGCTTCCGCATTACGGCCCGGAGCCGGTCCGGGCTTCGGCGTCGTCGCGTGGATGCCGCCCGGAAGCCGTCGCATCGCCTCCGCCGGCCGGCACCGCTTCGGGGGCTGCGGAGCGGGCCGTACGCCAAGGCGCTCCAGGACGGACGGCGGGGTGTCGAGAACTTCACTGGGCCACGTCATCCGCCCGCGGCGTCCTCGCCCTCCC contains:
- a CDS encoding RNA polymerase sigma factor encodes the protein MRARIRAGDRQAFAAMYEEYARTVYNHALRLTGDWSAAEEVMSETFLAAWRTRATVEPDGGSLRPWLLGIATHKAHNVNRGLRRRLAFLAGRPAPPPVADFADETAGRIDDARRLAAVHGALSRLRRQDREVLTLCVWSGLDYAQTAEALGVPVGTVRSRLSRARARLGRLSEENQEPRAARGAVESEAAFAALPLQEEAR
- a CDS encoding DUF6895 family protein, translating into MTRIQEIHGVGSRALEWLYGHRDGFRLEEHPDPDTGVLDRFKPLGELALIAKVIFREGVAGSQQAATARKLLDHAWHQLLDSGAKLTEGQRHEPLSPVPWEVYVPFKELGYSSPDIESAARLNHRLGSWAALEVLPNRRLGLSAMERRSGLRPSMPQDEAFHRTWLARSPEPWTVEGHIGYDITHTVFHLTDWGENPSGLPTAVADYLATWLPVWLDDWLDLQRWDLLGELLVVDACLPEPTLDAAAWQGFATAQQPDGAMPVVGAMPEGDDEYVFDLVYHPTLVAAFASALAVSRAMTDLAAPSPAPS
- a CDS encoding cation diffusion facilitator family transporter, whose translation is MNSHHDHDHSDETSRWSRLRHQAAHLVTPHRHEAMDTIDPVLETSREGMRTLWLSLGVLGLTTLVQAVVVALSGSVALLGDTIHNGADALTAIPLGIAFVLGRRAANRRYTYGYGRAEDLAGVAIVLTIAASSVLAAWTAVDRLLNPRDVTHLWAVAAAAGAGFIGNEWVARYRIRTGRRIGSAALVADGLHARTDGFTSLAVLLGAGGAATGRQYADPVIGLLITLAILMVLRDAAREVCRRLMDSVDPALVDIAEAALRGVDGVHGVGQVRMRWIGHALRAEADIVVGPDLTVVQAHELAVAAEHALMHAVPRLTAATIHTDHTGATDPHALLAHHSTD
- a CDS encoding DUF6895 family protein; this translates as MTPGRGPGTLSAVDVVHGVATAALDWVCDNRTGFVLPDDVLEPHTDVNRTLKPLGELAQLCTTVRHSTHPDDRLHTVAGSLVRFAWEQTGEGELLLDLVRAEPFATYPFEIYAAFAGDGLRHPGFERLAAVVAATRGWAHTEQQANRQLGLLNSERRIGLPPHTDTESVLRRTWLGALPEPWAFERASGYSLTHVVFHVTDWGKAPHRMPQDVAGYLAAWLPAWIDGCLENGQWDLGGELLAVGACLPGPPAFSTVETCWPVIAAVQDGTGAVPEAGPPLVPGRGDPQDRPAEPPRDFLNCYHSTLVTAFAAALTLARTARPDLAPVTRPDLVGHRDGGPV
- a CDS encoding SAM-dependent methyltransferase, giving the protein MTSGRPQVDTSKPHSARVYDWLLGGKDNYPVDQQVAEHLPAEAKTGALQNRAFMNRATAWLAGEGVGQFLDIGTGIPTEPNLHQTAQEINPASRVVYCDNDPIVLRHAEALLISRPEGVTDYVHADVRHPGTILEPARKVLDFGRPVALSLLGLLHFLPDEEDPQGIVRALVDVLCPGSFVVLSQGASDVNPERGEEGVAEYGKGGIRLALRTRAEFGRFFDGLDVVEPGLVTAPQWYRGSPAPRPEESGLYVAVARIP
- a CDS encoding serine hydrolase domain-containing protein → MNPTADRLAAAAQAVDAPGIVIAVSRRGHRTLHCGGTAPPPAVPRDQQRYEVGSASKTFTGLLLAELVRTGRVSLDDVAAGHLEPDRSEEAAGNRATLRHLITHTAGLPSLPADFYPQALRRWTTDPYGGYPAERVIAAFLRTRQRHRPGTRWHYSNFGASVLGHTLAAATGASWETLTGRHVLAPLGLTATRLHPDARGSAGAAGLDAPGHRPDGATPVPALAMGGFQPAGAVRATPGDLLTYLEAHLDPSGSALGDALRTVRLPLLRRGHGHRHTHTLTWFQHPSPQGPFYFHAGATTGQQAFLGFRPATRTAVAAVVTRRVRLRDTFIATAYSLLSETD
- a CDS encoding ArsR/SmtB family transcription factor; this translates as MGHETDGSSATTRERLDAVGSADVAATLQALATPSRLRILARLREGPCAVGDLAETVGMEPSACSHQLRLLRNLGLVTGERCGRSVVYALYDHHVAQLLDQALFHVEHLRLGLRDSPATTTTPSR
- a CDS encoding NADPH-dependent FMN reductase is translated as MTTPRVILLLSGSLRADSSNETVLRTAQAIAPPQLRTVRYDGLAALPHFNPDDDTDPLPPSVAGLRAAIGEADAVLICTPEYAGTLPGSFKNLLDWTVGGTEICDKPAAWVNAAAPGRGQGAVDTLRTVLGYTGAEVVEAACVRVPVDRRTVGEDGVITDPGAREQLRDVLDRLAESAPPR
- a CDS encoding CU044_5270 family protein is translated as MNAADPSRPGSGRDEAEELARLLPAPAEFALPPGRHLHHKDALMQQIDHDRNQATAPAAEPPRRRLLLRPAVLLPATALALAGALITTFSAGGHTAPPAAAGRADSEAVVTLNRIAAASMKTDAQPVKNSQFVYTRRTVINNEGTLEGPVKLGAPHRSEVWLSQDPTAVTNIGWMRETGKGVSMSGEDVPIETSAVDGSNDTGALPPGMSRPTYAWLASLPTNPDTLLTLLYTKTKTAGDESKDQAVFSTVGDLLSQTIMPPANAAALYKAVASIPGVTEIPDARDAVGRHGIGITREDAHSATRDEWIFDKHSLVYLGSRSYISKDRKGKLGGKADTLYGSDAVMQHAVVDQHGMEPEQSAG